The Zootoca vivipara chromosome 4, rZooViv1.1, whole genome shotgun sequence genome has a segment encoding these proteins:
- the TASL gene encoding TLR adapter interacting with SLC15A4 on the lysosome, which yields MLSEGYLCIIPYHDLMNYKLTCNQGEEAVHEMRSLNGITYDSTEETQDRNLFWRCKSVGKFIFSVCSNENRNSRRQVDTQTPNPVLERQISPAVEICTGPAINRDTYLVPPSCKSICKNYNDLHIAGDQVLPMSSVKTDFTYDSGIGPFLESSEIPPPMESISIPPAEVPRKPTNRYSSCWRVASIMQHQQPLSNSLLNNYLEEKVVELYKQYIMDGMGSSASPTQILASEFIMTNVDQISTKLSQERNMKTTQAKDMVINCLLRLASGKISTEMSTPSLHISQFSTVTK from the coding sequence ATGTTGTCAGAAGGGTACCTCTGTATAATTCCTTATCATGATCTTATGAATTACAAGCTCACTTGCAACCAAGGAGAAGAGGCAGTACATGAGATGAGGTCTTTGAATGGTATCACCTATGACTCAACAGAGGAAACACAGGACAGAAATCTCTTTTGGAGGTGTAAGTCTGTTGGCAAGTTCATCTTCTCTGTTTGttccaatgaaaacagaaacagTAGAAGGCAGGTGGATACGCAGACTCCAAATCCAGTATTGGAAAGGCAAATATCTCCAGCTGTGGAAATCTGTACAGGACCTGCTATAAACAGAGACACTTACCTAGTTCCACCTTCTTGTAAAAGCATTTGCAAGAATTACAATGACCTGCATATTGCTGGTGACCAGGTACTGCCTATGAGTTCAGTTAAAACAGATTTTACCTATGACAGTGGGATAGGTCCATTCCTGGAGTCATCAGAGATCCCACCACCCATGGAATCCATATCAATTCCACCTGCTGAGGTCCCTCGCAAGCCAACCAACAGGTATTCTTCATGCTGGAGAGTGGCCAGCATCATGCAACACCAGCAACCCCTCTCAAATTCACTACTGAATAACTACTTGGAGGAGAAGGTGGTAGAGCTGTACAAGCAGTATATCATGGATGGCATGGGTAGCAGTGCATCCCCTACTCAGATCTTGGCATCGGAATTCATAATGACCAATGTAGATCAAATCAGCACGAAGCTATCACAAGAAAGGAACATGAAGACCACCCAAGCCAAGGATATGGTCATTAACTGCCTATTGCGACTAGCCAGTGGGAAAATCTCCACTGAAATGAGCACTCCTAGTCTTCACATTTCCCAGTTTAGCACtgtgactaaataa